The DNA region AGCCGCCAACTGACTAATAAAGATGATAGAAACGGCTTCTTTTATGTGTGAGTTTACAGGCTCAAGTATTTCAATAAGCTCAAGCTTATTAAGATTAAACAGGGCTTTCCATGTTTCTAATGTTCTAAAGTACCAAGGTGGTGGGTTTGTAAACTGCTGATTAAAGCCAGCCCAAGTGCCTTTTCGCCACCCATCCTGGTATTTAACATGTCCGCAGCCGTTAATAGGGTGGATAGTTTGAATAATAAAATAACCTTGCTCATTTAGAACATGTGGTATGCAGTTAAAAACATGATTAACAGATTCATTACCTAATAATGAAAAGTTACAAACAGCTACATCAAATTTTTCTTTAATAACACGTTGGCTTAACTGCTCATAAGGTATTAGCTTAAAGATACCGCCGCCCAGTCTGTTAGCCTCATCAACAAGGCCGGGCACAACATCTATACCAAATGTAGTAATACCCGAATCGCTTAATTTTCTAGCTAACCAACCCTCGCCACAGCCTATGTCTAATACGGTTTGAGGTTTTTTTTGTAAAATTGTGTCGGTGATTGCCTTATTTGTAAGCAGCGTTCTGCTTGCTATTTCATTATCACGAATAGCAACAACCCATGGTTTTGCATTTTGTAACCACGAATCAATGATATGTTTGTCAGAAAAGTTATCATCCATATTGAAAAGGGGTGGGTTTTATCTCATTTATATTCTCATAGGAGAGCTAACATTGTGCTGTGTTACACAACACTGTCAATAGGTATTAGAAGCAGGGTGGTTTGAACGGGGGAATAATTGAAGAATTTGCTATACGTTGATTCCCGCATATTAACTAGAAGGACTAATTAGATACCTTCTTTCTAGCTAAGCTGTAATTTCACCCCACTTAGAATGACGCGCACGCTGCTGATGAAAGTCAAATACTTTGAATCAATAGGGTAGACTAGAGCAATTTAAACCTTTATCGTTTGTTTAAAATAAACTCTATGCCCTGTTTGTTGTCTTGTATATTTCTTCAGGTGTTCTTTACAGAGCCTTTAATCAATCGAGCCTGACTCTACTGATTATTTACAAGGGTGCTCTTTTATAATTCTTTTACCCACGTTTTCATGAGTCTCTATAACATGCTAACGAAGCGTTCGTTCATCATATGTTCAGCTTGGAGTCCATAAAGTTATAATCCAACTTCATATATATAAAGGAATCAATATGAGCATACGGAAAATAACTACCAATATAGCCATGGCAAGCGCTATCGTTATGGCAGTCGGTTGCGCTAGTACAGAACAAGGAAGTACTAGTGTTTTAGAGTCTCAACTTAAGGGTCGCGCAGCCGCATTAGATAGTCGGGAATCAGCCATTGCACAAAGAGAAGCGGAACTAGCTGCTTCAGCTTCTAGCCAATCTTCAATGAAAAGCGACCTATTGCCACCTAATGCAAAGAGTGGTGAGTGTTATGCCCGAGTATGGGTGCCTGAAAAATTCAAAACAGTCAGTGAACAAATGCTGGCAACCGAAGCATCAGAACGTGTTGAAATTATCCCTGCTACATATGAGTGGGCCACAGAGACCGTTGAAGTCAGTCCAGCTTCAAGCAAACTTGTTGCTGTACCTGCCGTATACGGTACAGAGTCTGAGACAATAAAAATGAGCGATGAACAGCTTGTTTGGCGATTAGACCGCAGTAAAAATTCAACGCCTGCTAGTAGCGAGCTTTTAGCATTAGCAAAAAAATACGGTGCTGATCTTGACTCCGCAACGCCCGGTATGTGCTTTCATGAGCACGCACTTCCAGCTAAGTTTGAAAATGTAACAGAGCAAGTTTTAACAGCTGAGGCATCTGAAACAGTTAAAACAATTCCAACAACCTACCGTACCGTTGAAAAAACCGTTCTTGTTAGTGAAGCGTCAAGCAAAATCATTCAAGTACCTGCTACCTTTAAAACTGTATCAGAAAAAGTACTTGTTAAGCCTGCACACACCATCTGGAAGAAAGGCACTGGCCCAATCCAGCGTATTGATTCTGCCACCGGTGAGATTATGTGCTTAGTTGAAGTGCCTGCAGAATATAAAACAGTAAGCAAGAGTGTACTTGCAACACCAGCCACCACTAAAACGGTTGAGATTCCTGCTCAGTATAAAACTGTCTCGGTCCAAGAAGTGGTTAAACCAGCATCAGAATTACGCACAGCAATACCTGCAAAATACGATACGTTAACAAAAACAAATCAAGTGACTGCTGCAACGTTTACTTGGCATGAGATTCATAATAAAGAGCATCCTACTTCTTCACGAACAGGACAAAAGGTATGTTTAACAAAAACGCCTGCTACGTTTAAAACAGTAACTAGACAAGTTGTTAAAACACCTGCAACAACTCGTGAAGTTACCATTCCTGCACAGTTTAAAACGATTAAAGTACGTAAACTAGCTTCACCAGCAACTGAAAAACGAATCGCCATTCCAGCGACATATAAAACAGTTACTCACCAAGAGTTAGTTAGCGATGGCTTTATGCAATGGCGCTCTATCTTATGTGAAACCAACATGACTCAAGGGCGTATTTCAAAAATTCAATCTGCGTTAAAAGCAAAAGGCTTCAACCCTGGCAGAATTGATGGCGTGATTGGTGCAGAAACAATCGCTGCAGTTAATGCATTTCAATCAGCTAATAAACTACCCGTCGATAAGTATCTGAATGTTGAAACAGTAAAGGCGTTAGGTGTATCTGTAAAATAACAACGTAATATTAACGATAAAAAAAACCCGCTACGGCGGGTTTTTTTTATACCTTTCTAAAATCAATGGATCAGGCTAGATGGGGTTTGTCTGTAAACGTTTATATCTTCCTTATTAATACTGTAGTTATAGCTATAAGTGATGCAAAGAGCTTAATATTTCCACAGTACATTTAAAGTTACTCATAACTCTCCTGAAAAGCTAACGAAGCCAATAAGCAGATGCCAAAAGTTGCAGAGCGAAGCGGCGCAGCTTTTGGCAGCCCGAGTTAATTTTCCTTGTTAAGTGATTGCTCTGCTGGGTTGGTTTGTAAGAGCACCAACCTAAACTCCCCATAATCTTTAGCCAAAATCATCTTGACTGGTACGATAGAAATTAGTAGTCCTATTATCATGCCGATTGGTGCTGTAATAAATTGTATGGTTTGACTAGAAACTCCCACAATTGCTAGTATGAATCCAATAATAAAGCCGATGACACCCCCAATTATCATTGCAACTATGATTGCAATGATATTTCTCCAGAGATACGCCCACCATACTTTTGCTGCTCGTTTCCAAGTTACTTCGAGTTCCATTCTTTTCTCCTTTTTGATTCACCTAACAGTGTTAATAAGCAAAACCAATTATCCGCGTATTACTTGCTCTATGCGGATAGTACTTCCATGTATTTTGATATTAAAGACATAAATATGGGTATTACCATGCGCACCAAATACCCTTAACTCAGAGTTTAGAGTGTTTACTCAAAGGGATCAATGTTTAAAATAAACTAATCAAAATAAGAAGTGGTTTTAAACCACTTGCCCTGCACACCAACCTGAAGACCAAGCCCACTGAAAGTTATAACCACCCAGCCAGCCGGTAACATCGACTACTTCGCCCACAAAATATAACCCTGTTGAGTAATTTGATTCCATGGTTTTTGATGATAGCTCATCACAGTTAACACCGCCAAGGGT from Cycloclasticus pugetii PS-1 includes:
- a CDS encoding class I SAM-dependent methyltransferase, which produces MDDNFSDKHIIDSWLQNAKPWVVAIRDNEIASRTLLTNKAITDTILQKKPQTVLDIGCGEGWLARKLSDSGITTFGIDVVPGLVDEANRLGGGIFKLIPYEQLSQRVIKEKFDVAVCNFSLLGNESVNHVFNCIPHVLNEQGYFIIQTIHPINGCGHVKYQDGWRKGTWAGFNQQFTNPPPWYFRTLETWKALFNLNKLELIEILEPVNSHIKEAVSIIFISQLAANK
- a CDS encoding peptidoglycan-binding domain-containing protein — its product is MSIRKITTNIAMASAIVMAVGCASTEQGSTSVLESQLKGRAAALDSRESAIAQREAELAASASSQSSMKSDLLPPNAKSGECYARVWVPEKFKTVSEQMLATEASERVEIIPATYEWATETVEVSPASSKLVAVPAVYGTESETIKMSDEQLVWRLDRSKNSTPASSELLALAKKYGADLDSATPGMCFHEHALPAKFENVTEQVLTAEASETVKTIPTTYRTVEKTVLVSEASSKIIQVPATFKTVSEKVLVKPAHTIWKKGTGPIQRIDSATGEIMCLVEVPAEYKTVSKSVLATPATTKTVEIPAQYKTVSVQEVVKPASELRTAIPAKYDTLTKTNQVTAATFTWHEIHNKEHPTSSRTGQKVCLTKTPATFKTVTRQVVKTPATTREVTIPAQFKTIKVRKLASPATEKRIAIPATYKTVTHQELVSDGFMQWRSILCETNMTQGRISKIQSALKAKGFNPGRIDGVIGAETIAAVNAFQSANKLPVDKYLNVETVKALGVSVK